A genomic stretch from Vibrio algarum includes:
- the fadI gene encoding acetyl-CoA C-acyltransferase FadI, producing MSRQDVTTRSGERVAIVAGLRTPFARQSTELGKVPAVDLGKMVVSEMLARTEIDPKLIEQVVYGQVIQMPTAPNIAREIVLGTGMNVSTDAYSVTRACATSFQASVNVAESIMAGSIDIGIAGGADSSSVLPIGVSKKLAASLLALSKARTLSQKLKIARQLSLRDLAPIPPAVAEYSTGISMGQTAEQMAKTYGISRTDQDALAHRSHSLASQAWKDGKIRDEVMTAFPEPYKKWIDEDNNIRHDSTLEGYAKLRPAFDRKFGTVTAANSTPLTDGGAAVMLMREGRAKELGLEIMGYIRSYAFSAIQVEYDLLMGPSYATPMALDRAGLTLGDIDVIEMHEAFAAQTLANVKMFASDKFAQEQLGRSKAIGEIDMDKFNVLGSSIAYGHPFAATGARMMVQTLRELKRRGGGLGLNTACAAGGLGAAMILEVE from the coding sequence ATGAGCCGACAAGATGTCACAACGCGTTCCGGAGAAAGAGTCGCAATAGTAGCGGGGCTTCGGACCCCATTCGCTCGACAAAGCACTGAACTAGGAAAAGTGCCTGCGGTCGATTTGGGTAAGATGGTTGTTAGCGAAATGCTTGCACGAACAGAAATCGACCCAAAATTGATTGAGCAAGTTGTTTATGGGCAAGTGATACAGATGCCGACGGCACCTAACATTGCGCGAGAAATAGTTTTAGGTACTGGGATGAATGTATCTACGGATGCATACAGTGTAACCAGAGCTTGTGCTACGAGTTTCCAAGCTTCTGTAAACGTAGCAGAAAGCATTATGGCGGGCAGCATTGATATCGGAATCGCTGGTGGTGCGGACTCTTCGTCAGTGTTGCCAATAGGGGTTTCAAAGAAACTGGCTGCTAGCCTACTTGCGCTTAGTAAAGCAAGAACGCTAAGCCAAAAGCTAAAAATTGCACGGCAGCTTTCTCTTCGAGACTTGGCTCCGATTCCGCCTGCAGTGGCGGAATATTCTACTGGTATATCTATGGGGCAAACAGCTGAGCAAATGGCTAAAACCTATGGAATATCTCGAACCGATCAAGATGCATTGGCTCATCGTTCGCACTCACTGGCATCCCAAGCATGGAAAGACGGTAAGATCCGTGACGAAGTCATGACGGCATTTCCTGAACCTTATAAAAAATGGATTGATGAAGATAATAATATTCGTCATGACTCTACGTTAGAAGGTTATGCAAAATTACGCCCTGCATTTGATCGTAAATTTGGTACTGTTACCGCGGCGAATAGTACACCGCTAACCGATGGTGGCGCTGCCGTTATGCTAATGCGAGAAGGCAGAGCAAAAGAGCTTGGTCTTGAAATTATGGGCTACATTCGGTCGTATGCATTTTCTGCGATTCAAGTTGAGTATGATTTGCTGATGGGGCCTTCTTATGCGACTCCAATGGCATTAGATAGAGCCGGATTGACGCTGGGAGACATCGACGTAATAGAGATGCATGAAGCGTTTGCAGCCCAAACTCTTGCGAACGTTAAGATGTTCGCCAGCGATAAATTTGCACAAGAACAACTCGGTCGTTCAAAAGCGATTGGTGAAATAGATATGGATAAGTTTAATGTACTAGGCAGCTCTATTGCTTATGGGCATCCATTTGCGGCCACTGGGGCAAGAATGATGGTACAAACACTGAGAGAATTGAAACGAAGAGGCGGTGGATTAGGCCTAAACACAGCTTGTGCGGCTGGTGGTCTTGGTGCGGCGATGATTTTGGAGGTTGAATAA
- the aroC gene encoding chorismate synthase, producing MAGNSIGQHFRVTTFGESHGIALGCIVDGCPPGLEITEADLQKDLDRRRPGTSKYTTARREPDEVKILSGVFEGQTTGTSIGLMIENTDQRSKDYSEIKDKFRPGHADYTYHQKYGVRDYRGGGRSSARETAMRVAAGAIAKKYLKEEFGVEVRAYLSQMGDVSIGKIDWDEIENNAFFCPDVDKVADLDQLIRDLKKQGDSIGAKLQVVATNVPVGLGEPIFDRLDADIAHCLMSINAVKGVEIGDGFDVVSQKGSEHRDPLTPDGFKSNHAGGILGGISTGQDIVANIALKPTSSITIPGETITRAGEKTELITKGRHDPCVGIRAVPIAEAMLAIVLMDHLLRHRGQNFGVTTETPKI from the coding sequence ATGGCAGGAAATAGTATTGGTCAGCACTTTCGAGTAACCACATTTGGAGAGAGTCACGGTATAGCACTTGGCTGTATTGTTGATGGTTGTCCTCCAGGGCTTGAGATAACCGAAGCTGATTTGCAAAAGGATTTGGATCGCCGTAGACCGGGCACCTCTAAATACACGACCGCTCGCCGTGAACCAGATGAAGTAAAGATTCTTTCTGGTGTCTTTGAAGGCCAAACTACTGGAACTTCAATTGGACTGATGATCGAGAATACGGATCAGCGCTCGAAAGATTACTCAGAAATAAAAGATAAGTTTCGTCCGGGACATGCTGATTATACGTATCATCAAAAATATGGTGTTCGTGATTATCGTGGTGGTGGCCGTTCATCTGCGCGAGAAACTGCAATGCGTGTCGCTGCAGGCGCGATTGCGAAAAAGTACCTAAAAGAAGAATTTGGTGTTGAAGTCCGCGCTTATTTATCTCAAATGGGCGATGTGTCAATTGGAAAAATTGATTGGGACGAGATAGAAAATAATGCTTTTTTCTGCCCAGATGTGGATAAAGTTGCTGACCTCGATCAACTTATTCGTGATCTTAAAAAACAAGGCGATTCAATTGGTGCAAAACTTCAAGTGGTTGCTACCAATGTGCCTGTTGGCTTAGGTGAACCTATCTTTGATCGCTTAGATGCGGATATTGCTCACTGCTTAATGAGTATCAATGCTGTAAAGGGCGTTGAAATAGGTGATGGATTTGACGTTGTCAGTCAAAAAGGCAGTGAGCATAGAGATCCACTCACACCAGACGGATTCAAGTCTAATCATGCCGGTGGTATTTTGGGTGGTATTTCTACAGGGCAAGATATCGTTGCTAATATTGCACTAAAGCCAACATCAAGTATTACGATTCCTGGTGAGACAATTACTAGAGCCGGTGAGAAAACAGAGCTTATCACTAAAGGCCGCCATGACCCTTGTGTTGGCATACGCGCTGTTCCAATCGCAGAAGCAATGCTTGCAATTGTGTTAATGGATCATCTACTTCGTCATCGCGGACAAAATTTCGGTGTTACGACTGAGACTCCAAAAATTTAA
- a CDS encoding YfcL family protein: protein MIVEYEEKWLEMIDTSVESASDDELFAGGYLRGHISLSAADCEAEGIDDLNLFKNKVEQSLEAARSELAPADRTIVADLWNQLKNS, encoded by the coding sequence ATGATTGTTGAATATGAAGAAAAATGGTTAGAAATGATCGATACATCCGTCGAAAGCGCGTCAGATGACGAACTTTTTGCAGGTGGATATCTTAGGGGGCATATATCCCTTTCAGCTGCGGATTGTGAAGCCGAAGGTATCGATGATTTGAACCTATTTAAAAATAAGGTTGAACAAAGTTTAGAAGCGGCGCGTTCAGAATTAGCACCTGCAGATAGAACCATCGTGGCAGACCTATGGAACCAGCTTAAAAATTCATAA
- the sixA gene encoding phosphohistidine phosphatase SixA, which translates to MKVFIMRHGEAAHYAASDAERELTQHGRSQSTAVARACEKQGFKDFDLVLVSPYIRAQQTWETISELFCARELQTYDEITPYGDSEEASSYVSALAQVKHLDTVLLVSHLPLVGYLTAEFVTNLTPPMFPTSGLACVEFDPDSQKGELLWHIHP; encoded by the coding sequence ATGAAAGTATTCATAATGCGTCATGGTGAAGCTGCACACTATGCTGCAAGTGATGCAGAGAGAGAACTCACACAACACGGTCGATCTCAATCTACGGCGGTTGCTAGAGCATGTGAAAAACAAGGGTTTAAAGACTTCGATTTGGTATTAGTTAGCCCATATATCAGAGCACAACAAACTTGGGAAACTATATCCGAACTGTTTTGTGCAAGAGAATTGCAAACATATGATGAAATTACACCGTATGGTGATTCTGAAGAGGCATCTTCGTACGTTTCTGCACTCGCTCAGGTTAAGCATCTAGATACCGTATTGTTAGTTTCGCACCTCCCTCTAGTCGGTTATTTAACCGCAGAGTTTGTTACAAACTTAACCCCACCTATGTTTCCAACATCTGGACTAGCTTGTGTAGAATTTGATCCAGACAGTCAAAAAGGTGAACTGCTTTGGCATATTCACCCTTAA
- the glgA gene encoding glycogen synthase GlgA, with translation MNIVWATSEAAPYAKTGGLADVSYSLPYAMAENGHNVSVIMPYYPQVMGELCEQTECVYELLGVPFGDGNEEWASIRQHKINDNLSFYFIEYDKFYDRPKLYDWGGSEYADNAERFIFLSRAVMQAVLALDIKVDVLHANDWHVALCNVYVKSDLYRSYSNFAETKSIMTIHNIGYQGVFNKSNLSFTGLTWDYFNFQCLEFFDQLNFLKAGVLTADMVTTVSPTYAEEILTPEYGFSLENALQHKAVKGKLRGIINGIDIHEWNPESDALLPHNYSHNDLSGKVLCKAELQKEFGLEVRPDVPVYGVVSRLATQKGLDVFIECIDEMLKNDDVQFVIVGSGESWQESALGNFARTYPGKCGVHIGYSNKLAHLVEAGSDFFVMPSRYEPCGLNQMYSMKYGTVPIVRSTGGLEDTVHNYSASNLEQATGFKFYDLYPAALRDTMRWAASIYRNDKPAFEKMIVNGMKTDFSWHLTAMEYEELYDHANKRY, from the coding sequence ATGAATATAGTTTGGGCTACAAGTGAAGCTGCCCCGTATGCGAAAACAGGTGGATTAGCTGATGTTTCGTATTCGCTTCCTTATGCAATGGCAGAAAATGGACACAATGTGTCAGTTATCATGCCTTATTATCCGCAAGTTATGGGAGAGTTATGTGAGCAAACTGAATGCGTTTATGAGTTGTTAGGTGTTCCTTTTGGTGATGGTAACGAAGAGTGGGCTTCGATTAGGCAACACAAAATAAATGATAACCTCTCTTTCTATTTTATTGAGTACGACAAATTTTACGATCGTCCTAAATTATATGATTGGGGTGGAAGTGAGTATGCAGATAATGCAGAGCGCTTTATTTTTCTCTCTCGCGCTGTTATGCAGGCGGTTCTCGCGTTAGACATTAAAGTGGATGTGTTGCATGCAAATGATTGGCATGTCGCTTTGTGTAATGTCTACGTTAAAAGCGATTTATATCGCTCGTATAGCAACTTCGCAGAAACCAAGTCTATTATGACGATACACAATATTGGTTACCAAGGTGTATTCAATAAGTCTAACCTCTCTTTTACCGGACTCACTTGGGACTATTTTAATTTTCAGTGTTTGGAATTTTTTGATCAACTAAATTTCCTAAAAGCAGGTGTATTAACTGCTGACATGGTTACGACGGTAAGTCCAACCTATGCGGAAGAAATTTTAACACCGGAATATGGATTTAGTTTAGAGAATGCACTTCAACACAAAGCGGTGAAAGGAAAGCTTCGAGGTATCATTAATGGAATTGATATCCATGAATGGAATCCTGAATCTGACGCATTACTGCCTCATAATTACTCGCACAATGATCTATCAGGAAAGGTTTTATGTAAGGCTGAGCTTCAAAAAGAATTTGGTTTAGAAGTGAGACCTGACGTTCCTGTATATGGTGTTGTATCGCGCCTAGCGACTCAGAAAGGTCTTGATGTTTTTATCGAGTGTATCGATGAAATGTTGAAGAATGATGATGTTCAATTTGTTATTGTCGGCTCTGGTGAAAGTTGGCAAGAGTCAGCGTTGGGCAATTTTGCTCGAACGTATCCCGGTAAATGTGGTGTCCATATTGGCTATAGCAACAAGCTTGCCCATTTGGTTGAAGCTGGATCTGATTTCTTTGTTATGCCATCTCGATATGAGCCATGTGGCCTTAATCAGATGTACAGTATGAAGTATGGAACGGTACCGATTGTAAGATCCACAGGTGGTCTCGAAGATACAGTACATAATTATTCTGCTAGTAACCTTGAACAGGCAACGGGATTTAAGTTTTATGACCTATATCCAGCTGCATTAAGGGACACTATGCGTTGGGCTGCCTCTATCTATCGTAATGATAAACCCGCGTTTGAGAAGATGATTGTAAACGGGATGAAGACGGATTTTTCTTGGCACCTAACAGCTATGGAATATGAAGAGCTGTACGACCATGCCAATAAAAGATATTGA
- the smrB gene encoding endonuclease SmrB encodes MSNKDQNIDDDFSLFQDAVKGIKKLRQDTILQKPNRETKQKEFKRSFRDAKDNEFFFSDEFVPHLEEEGPTRYARSDVSKYEVKRLRRGVYVPDVYLDMHGMTQQEAKAELGSMIAYCLKENIHCACVMHGIGKHILKQKVPIWLAQHPDVMAFHQAPLEFGGDGALLILLSIPEK; translated from the coding sequence ATGAGTAACAAAGACCAAAACATAGACGATGACTTTTCCCTATTCCAAGACGCGGTAAAGGGCATAAAAAAGTTGCGACAGGATACCATACTCCAGAAACCAAACAGAGAAACAAAGCAAAAAGAGTTCAAACGCTCTTTTCGTGATGCAAAAGATAACGAGTTTTTCTTTTCTGATGAGTTTGTTCCGCACCTAGAAGAGGAAGGCCCTACTCGCTACGCACGAAGTGATGTCTCTAAATATGAAGTGAAGCGCCTACGTCGAGGTGTTTATGTACCTGACGTTTATTTAGATATGCATGGAATGACGCAGCAAGAAGCCAAAGCAGAGCTCGGTTCAATGATAGCCTACTGCCTAAAAGAAAATATCCATTGTGCTTGCGTTATGCATGGCATAGGCAAACACATCCTAAAGCAAAAGGTGCCTATTTGGTTAGCACAGCATCCTGATGTGATGGCCTTTCACCAAGCCCCATTAGAGTTTGGTGGTGACGGAGCCTTGCTTATTCTTCTGAGTATTCCAGAAAAGTAA
- the fadJ gene encoding fatty acid oxidation complex subunit alpha FadJ encodes MSENKSFQLTIDDNKIAWLSIDVADETMNVLKADLIEDIEFLLTDFEANVEGIKGAVIYSGKPDSFIAGADVKMLDACQSESEAQVLAQRGQEVFNRLSALKFPVVSAIHGVCLGGGFELALACDYRVCSDDGKTRLGLPEVQLGLLPGSGGTQRLPRLIGLLPSLDIILTGKQIRAKKALKLGMVDASVPQSILLDVAKTFAQKNKRKIKTTGKEKLMSRNGLGRKVIFDQANKKTRQKTRGNYPAADAILNVIKFGLEKGLKKGLDFEAQEFGKLVMTSESKALRSIFFATTEMKKDNGSDASPRKVAKVGVLGGGLMGAGISHVSVAKAKVPVRIKDVSNDGVLNALNYNFKLFSKQRKRRILSNAQLQSKMLQLSGGTDFLTFNKADVVIEAVFEDLDLKQKMVSDIEENAKLDTIFATNTSSLPIHKIAEKAKRPENVVGLHYFSPAEKMPLVEVIPHETTSDETIATVVDFARKQGKTPIVVKDRAGFYVNRILAPYMNEAAHVLMSGEPIESLDNALLDFGFPVGPITLLDEVGVDIGAKIMPILVGELGERFQGPDVFDTLLNDNRKGRKSGKGFYTYKGKKKEVDKSVYKLLKLTPEAKMDEKDIALRCVFPMLNEAVRCLDEGIIRSARDGDIGAIFGIGFSPFLGGPFRYMDQFGIKNLVEKMNEFALKYGDRFAPCDGLVNRAGNDESFY; translated from the coding sequence ATGAGCGAGAATAAATCATTTCAGTTAACGATCGATGATAACAAAATCGCGTGGCTTTCCATTGATGTTGCCGACGAAACAATGAATGTACTAAAAGCAGATTTGATAGAAGATATCGAGTTTCTGCTAACTGATTTTGAAGCCAATGTTGAAGGGATCAAAGGCGCTGTTATCTATTCGGGTAAGCCAGACAGTTTCATTGCTGGTGCCGATGTCAAAATGTTAGATGCGTGCCAATCAGAAAGTGAAGCCCAAGTACTGGCTCAAAGAGGACAGGAAGTATTTAATCGTCTTTCTGCCTTAAAATTTCCAGTCGTGTCTGCTATTCATGGTGTCTGTCTTGGTGGTGGATTTGAGCTTGCGTTGGCTTGTGATTATCGCGTCTGTTCTGACGACGGTAAAACTCGTCTTGGCTTACCGGAGGTTCAATTAGGCCTTTTACCGGGCTCCGGTGGTACGCAACGTTTACCTCGTTTGATTGGTTTGCTTCCATCTTTGGATATTATTTTAACGGGTAAACAAATTAGGGCGAAAAAAGCGCTTAAGTTAGGAATGGTCGATGCTAGCGTTCCTCAGTCTATTTTATTAGATGTTGCGAAGACATTTGCCCAAAAAAATAAGCGTAAAATTAAAACAACAGGCAAAGAGAAGCTGATGTCTAGAAATGGATTAGGCAGAAAAGTTATCTTTGATCAAGCAAATAAGAAAACCAGACAAAAAACGCGAGGAAATTATCCCGCGGCTGATGCGATTTTGAACGTAATTAAATTCGGTTTGGAAAAAGGGCTAAAAAAAGGCTTAGATTTCGAGGCTCAAGAATTTGGTAAGCTTGTAATGACAAGTGAATCAAAAGCCCTTCGTTCAATATTTTTTGCAACAACAGAAATGAAAAAAGATAACGGTTCTGATGCTTCTCCTCGTAAAGTCGCGAAGGTTGGGGTATTAGGCGGTGGGCTAATGGGGGCGGGTATTAGCCACGTTAGTGTAGCGAAGGCCAAGGTTCCTGTTCGAATCAAAGATGTGTCTAATGATGGTGTGCTTAACGCGCTAAATTATAATTTCAAGCTGTTTTCTAAGCAGCGTAAACGCCGAATATTATCTAATGCACAGCTTCAATCTAAAATGCTACAGCTATCCGGTGGTACTGATTTTTTAACCTTTAATAAAGCCGATGTTGTAATAGAGGCTGTGTTTGAAGATCTGGACTTAAAGCAGAAAATGGTCAGTGATATAGAAGAGAATGCAAAGCTTGATACTATATTTGCCACTAATACATCGTCACTTCCTATCCATAAAATAGCAGAGAAAGCCAAGCGCCCGGAAAATGTCGTCGGCCTTCATTACTTTAGTCCGGCAGAGAAAATGCCTTTGGTTGAGGTTATCCCTCACGAAACAACATCGGATGAAACCATTGCTACTGTGGTCGATTTCGCTCGTAAACAAGGTAAGACACCGATTGTTGTTAAAGACCGAGCTGGTTTTTACGTTAATCGGATTTTAGCACCGTATATGAATGAAGCTGCGCATGTGTTGATGAGTGGTGAGCCAATTGAATCTTTAGATAATGCATTGCTTGATTTTGGTTTCCCTGTAGGACCTATTACCCTCCTTGATGAGGTTGGCGTGGATATCGGTGCCAAAATTATGCCGATACTCGTTGGAGAATTAGGTGAACGTTTCCAAGGCCCTGACGTATTTGACACGCTTTTAAATGACAATCGTAAAGGTCGTAAAAGTGGAAAAGGTTTTTATACCTATAAAGGCAAAAAGAAAGAAGTCGATAAGTCGGTATACAAACTACTGAAATTGACACCTGAAGCTAAAATGGATGAAAAAGACATTGCGCTTCGTTGTGTTTTTCCGATGTTAAATGAGGCGGTTCGCTGCTTAGATGAAGGGATTATTCGTAGCGCTCGTGATGGTGATATTGGCGCCATTTTCGGTATCGGATTCTCTCCATTCTTAGGTGGTCCATTCCGCTATATGGATCAGTTCGGAATCAAAAATCTGGTTGAAAAAATGAATGAGTTTGCTTTGAAATATGGTGATCGATTTGCACCATGTGATGGGCTTGTCAACCGAGCAGGGAATGACGAAAGCTTTTATTAA
- the prmB gene encoding 50S ribosomal protein L3 N(5)-glutamine methyltransferase: protein MDKIFVEEVVSELYTLQDMLRWTVSRFNAAGLFYGHGTDNSWDEAIQLVLPTLYLPIDVPPHILNSRLTTTERSRIVNRVIKRINDRTPIAYLTNKAYFCGLEFFVDERVLVPRSPIAELIETEFQPWLKEQPHRIMDLCTGSGCIAIACAYAFPDAEVDAIDISAGALEVAEQNVQDHGLEQQVFPIRSDLFRDLPNLDKYDLIVSNPPYVDEEDMNSLPDEFTHEPELGLAAGTDGLKLVRRILANAPDYLNEGGVLICEVGNSMVHMMEQYPDIPFTWVEFANGGHGVFTLTREQLIDCADEFSLYKD from the coding sequence TTGGATAAGATTTTTGTGGAAGAAGTGGTATCAGAGTTGTATACCCTTCAGGACATGCTTCGTTGGACTGTAAGTCGATTCAACGCGGCTGGACTTTTTTATGGTCACGGTACAGATAATTCATGGGATGAAGCGATTCAACTTGTTTTACCTACTTTATATCTGCCTATTGATGTGCCCCCACATATTCTTAATTCGAGGTTAACCACAACAGAACGCAGTCGCATTGTTAATCGGGTAATTAAGCGTATTAACGACCGTACGCCGATCGCCTATTTGACGAACAAAGCTTATTTTTGTGGTTTGGAATTTTTTGTTGATGAAAGAGTTCTCGTTCCACGATCTCCAATTGCTGAACTCATTGAAACAGAATTTCAACCATGGTTGAAAGAACAGCCACATCGAATCATGGATTTGTGTACTGGTAGTGGCTGTATTGCGATTGCTTGCGCTTATGCTTTTCCTGATGCAGAAGTCGATGCAATTGACATCTCTGCGGGGGCGTTAGAGGTAGCTGAACAAAATGTTCAAGACCACGGTTTGGAACAACAAGTTTTCCCTATTCGTTCAGACTTATTTAGAGACCTGCCGAATCTAGATAAATACGATCTTATTGTTTCAAATCCGCCTTATGTAGATGAAGAGGATATGAATAGCCTACCGGATGAATTCACACATGAGCCAGAGCTAGGCCTAGCGGCGGGTACGGATGGCCTTAAGTTAGTTCGTAGAATTTTGGCAAATGCGCCTGATTATTTAAATGAAGGTGGTGTTCTAATTTGTGAAGTCGGTAATTCAATGGTTCATATGATGGAACAGTATCCTGATATTCCATTCACATGGGTCGAGTTTGCTAACGGTGGGCACGGTGTATTCACGTTAACGCGAGAACAACTGATAGATTGCGCGGACGAATTTTCGTTGTATAAAGATTAA
- a CDS encoding elongation factor P hydroxylase has protein sequence MPHSYQDIITLFNQTFYQEFNTKLERGGDEPIYLPADDNVSYHRIVFARGFYASALHEIAHWCVAGPERRLLEDFGYWYQPDGRTAHVQAEFEKVEVRPQAYEWILAASAGFPFNVSCDNLQGDFEPDRLAFMNKVYKEVQTILSEGVPYRVRLLSDTLRSFYHTPELELDQFEVK, from the coding sequence ATGCCACATAGCTATCAAGACATAATTACGTTATTCAACCAAACCTTCTATCAAGAGTTTAATACTAAGCTTGAGCGTGGTGGGGACGAGCCTATATATCTGCCAGCCGATGATAATGTTTCTTACCATCGTATAGTTTTCGCTCGTGGGTTTTATGCTTCTGCCTTACACGAAATCGCACATTGGTGTGTTGCCGGTCCGGAGCGTCGATTACTAGAAGACTTTGGTTATTGGTATCAACCGGATGGAAGAACAGCACATGTTCAGGCTGAGTTCGAAAAAGTCGAGGTTAGACCCCAAGCTTACGAGTGGATTTTAGCTGCCAGCGCTGGTTTTCCATTTAATGTAAGTTGCGACAATTTACAAGGTGACTTTGAACCGGATAGATTGGCATTTATGAATAAGGTTTATAAAGAAGTGCAAACAATTTTAAGTGAAGGTGTACCGTATCGCGTAAGGCTGCTGTCGGATACACTGCGTAGTTTTTATCACACGCCAGAATTAGAACTGGATCAGTTTGAAGTGAAATAG